In the Rhododendron vialii isolate Sample 1 chromosome 2a, ASM3025357v1 genome, TGACATCGGGCACAGGGAATTCTTCATTTTACCCCCATTCACTTGCTCTCTCACCCATTTCTCTATctcacttattttatttttttataaaattgtagatatgaataactttttttcacctattttttttaataaattatatatttttgaaatctactcaacgaaacctatcaaacgagcctaatattaatggtgaaataatgtaaaacggaaaaattatattttgtgaTAGTTTAAATTGTCtaaaaaggttgaaaaattaggctctcgttgattaaccctaaaaaaATCGTAGAATTAAATATTTCTTAGGGTAAATCAAcgagagttctagagtcaaaatttcattatgaccatttaggataaaatgatcagaaaaataaaatttttccttcggttcaaacggattgaaatttagaatatttaattttttaaccatactttttaatatataaactgttcgAAGATGTTGAAAttacgtatttttttaaataaattttatatatttaaaatctactcaacgaaacctatcaaacaagtctaatattgaatacgaaataatgtgtttaaattaaatgatttttttgcccCAAtatattaactttttttttattcgtcaTGTTTTTAAAACTTCTATATTTGAGTTTTCAAGTAAATTACGTATGTTGAATCcacttaaatttattttatatttctgTGAACAGTCATAAATgcaaactaaaattaaacttCATTTAATCACAATTGAGTATATAGAaccaatacatgaacataaataaatacacaaatttagtcaatatttctGCCAAATTGTGGTCATTGTTCCGATGGATCTATTTGCATTACTTCGTAGCACAATTGGAGGCGTGCTTCGTAAGGATGAGCCCATCTATGGGCTTCATTTAATGCATTTTGGCCTCCACCATATGatgatgggtggtacagggtaatgacgGTATAGGAAAACTTGCATGAAGTGATTGCCATTAACACGGCCAATAGCTATATGTGTGCGCACTGCGAACAGACCTGGATGGGAGCTCAACGGCAAATGAGTGAAACAACTCGAAGCAATCATATCGAATGTATGCAGTACAACGTTGTACGTTGATGCGATAACAAGTCCCAATGATATAgaatccatccaatgatcctcCGGTGCCGATGGCTGAAAGCAATGAAGTCGTTGTAGCACCTGGGATACATAATTACGTTCTGGATAAAGCTGATCGTACAGGAcccaattttgttcaatctcttggATAAGGTCATGTCGTACTTGAGCCCATTCATCTTCAGAACCATAGAGTTGCGCAGCTAACGCCTTGAAGCCACAATGACCGTCGGGTCGAATGTCAACACAGTGAGAAAGATAACGCTGATACTCCTAAGGAAATTTCTTAATGAGGTGATCCCTTCTATTGCTCCTTCGCGATGTTAGAATACGTGAGGCCCGAGATTCTGAAGTGGATACTGTGAAGGAAGGTATGTGACCTCTATTCTGCTCATCTCTGCTTGTAGGTTGACCCCTGTGTTCTGTGTTGTATGCTGGGGGTCGAACTGTGCAACGAGATGGATCCGTCATATCGAGAAACCTGTCCATCATAGACTCTTAATTGTCGAAATCCATTTCATTTAATCTTTCAATAAACTGAGCTGCCCTGTCAGATCGTGCTCCCTCGTTAGTATGCCTCTGGACATGCATGGACAACGTACTCCAGTGAGGGTGGATAGAGCTTAGCGGAATTGGTCTGTCCACAGAACGGCAAAGTATAATATCGTGAAAgcatggcaatccgtgtgtCCTTTTGATCTTACAAAAGCAAAGGCCAGCTTCGTTATCAGTGCGTTATGCTTGCTTATGGATCAAGTCCATTGCCTGTAATGAAATGCAACCTTTGATTTCACTATAAATGCCTTCATGTAGATGTATGTGTCGTGGAATGTTGAGAGATTTTTGGAACGACCCCTGAATATCCCCGAACTGACTGGtcaacatcttttctattttctgaaaagatgTTTGAAGCGAGGACATGCTATCTCCCAAGTATCGTTTGAGCCTCGCATGCGCAGACTCCGCCCTGCAATTTAATAATACACTGTGTTAAATAGGAAAGTTACATAACGTATTCTTTAGTGCAAAACAGTAAACATACAATGACTATAGGAAAGTTACCTTTGGCTTAAATTGCTCCCGAGGTGCATAAACTGGTTTATATATGCTGCAACAAATCGCTCTTTATAAGGACCCAACCATGTATTCCAAAGGTATTGTATGGCATTAGAGTATTGCTCAAAGTTTTCGCACATGACATTCCACCTCTGTTGCAAAGACATCGGTGTCGATGAATGAATAAGCAACTGCCATACCTCGTAAAACTCGTCCCACCTCGTACCAAGAATAGCGCTGCACTTCTTCATTACACACTAgtttatgtgccaaatacaaaggaTGTGCTATGCCAAGGGGAAACATACTTCAATGGCACCAAAAAGTGCCAGATCCCTATCTGAAACAACCACCGATGGCAACGCTGCCCCTTTTCCAACCATCCATCTTTTTAAAGTATCCAATGCCCATATCAGTCGCTCTTtgtctcattattcaaatatgcaaacataaaagagtaagttttcattgtggatgtgatacccacaacttCCAAGAGTGGAATTCgatactcattactcttataCATCGCATCAATAATCAACACGGACGGAAAATTGACAGATAGCTCTAGGTTTCTAGGATGAACCCAAAGAATATTTCGTTGGTATGTTCATTTGTAAGATAGTTGTAAATGTAATGTTTCTCgtttaattcattcaagatGTACCCAATAGGAGATAGACCCCTTAATTGCTCTTTCTTATACTGTGCTTTCACATTGTAAATACTCCTGATTTCTGTACTAATTGACGAATCTTGTTGTCTCagcaaattgaaaatttctCGAGGCGCGGTGTTGCTAGACATGTCACGAACTAATTGCTGCTAGATTGGGGGTCAAccttgacgggtactcatgTCCCTCAAAACTTTCCGCTGGTTCATAGTTATGAAAACCTTTAACAACCTTCAAACTCCATATGACACCGTCTGGAGGTTGTGGTACACCTCACAACTTAAACGGgcaatcacattttttagttccaGTAATCCTTTGCATTGAATGCCCTTCTAGTGGCAGTCTATACAATCCTTCCCTTTCACAAATAAGAACGCACTTCGGCATCTTGTTGCCCTTTATACTAGCAGATTTACTTATGACaattacaaaatcattttccttaccAACTCTCCGCACCCAATCTACCATGACAGCTCTAGTTTCAaatatctataacaaaaaaaatgaatacgtATAAGCACAATGTAATATTCCTCTTTGAATTGTCTTAATAAGGGgattcagaaaagtaaaattttatgattaaaactcaatttttttattaaacatGAAGCAATTAGAGgctaaaaaaaactttaaaaatcaggtttttatttatttttccatttccaaacagTAAATTGGATATGAGATAGAAAATTTGAGTTGCTTCGTTGGTGTTATCAATAATTGGATATGACGTCGTATTTTAAGTAGTAGAGACAAAATCGTATTTTTAGTTGAACCCAGGTATATCGGGCTTTGGTTCATTTTTGTGTAGGGATGGGTCTT is a window encoding:
- the LOC131317223 gene encoding uncharacterized protein LOC131317223; this translates as MSSNTAPREIFNLLRQQDSSISTEIRSIYNVKAQYKKEQLRGLSPIGNLELSVNFPSVLIIDAMYKSNEYRIPLLEVVERLIWALDTLKRWMVGKGAALPSVVVSDRDLALFGAIERWNVMCENFEQYSNAIQYLWNTWLGPYKERFVAAYINQFMHLGSNLSQRAESAHARLKRYLGDSMSSLQTSFQKIEKMLTSQFGDIQGSFQKSLNIPRHIHLHEGIYSEIKGCISLQAMDLIHKPIPLSSIHPHWSTLSMHVQRHTNEGARSDRAAQFIERLNEMDFDN